A single window of Leopardus geoffroyi isolate Oge1 chromosome D4, O.geoffroyi_Oge1_pat1.0, whole genome shotgun sequence DNA harbors:
- the SNAPC4 gene encoding snRNA-activating protein complex subunit 4 isoform X2, with amino-acid sequence MDVDAEREKIAKEIEELERILDPSSSSISVEVSESGLALDSEADSLPEEDSDAAGSLASEEERWGEASNGEDDPKKTLPEDPETCLQLNMVYQEVIQERLAEVSLLLAQNREQQEEIMCDLAGSKGPKVKDGKSLPPNLYIGHFMKPYFKDRVSGVGPPANEDTREKAAQGIKAFEELLVTKWKNWEKALLRRSVVSDRLQRLLQPKLLKLEYLHQKRSRVTSEAERQVLEKQSREAEKEVQDIRELPEETLLGNRLDGHDWEKISNVNFEGGRSAEEIRKFWQNCEHPSINKQEWSGPEVEQLKAIAAKHGHLQWQKIAKELGTGRSAFQCLQKYQQHNRALKRREWTPEEDHLLTQLVREMRVGSHIPYRRIVYYMEGRDSMQLIYRWTKSLDPNLKKGLWAPEEDAKLLRAVAKYGEQDWFKIREEVPGRSDAQCRDRYLRRLHFGLKKGRWSAKEEEKLLELIEKYGVGRWAKIASELPHRTGSQCLSKWKIMVRKKQTRGRRRRRRPLRSVRWSSSSEDGSGEDGSSSSSSSSSRDSEELEPEEAPEARVGGQVLPSAQHAVPDVDLWVPARQGAGGPCAGGAWGRPGRPAASPSPPRGTSGAEAGPAAWPAASAPAQEAGRAHAPSGTRSSSASAVGCPGSADAPPSGSEAPADESGSRLLRVPLETVLQVLRTNTAHRCRTLKEKLRQPGLLGPSVGASPSDCAVAGPCVRQLWHRTIGNRQRWRGHSLQRRLVERQLLMAVSPWVGDIVLPCTPRRPAAAHTRADGIRKQLQDAHLASTPVFTLFIQLFQIDTAGCMEVVRERKAQPPALLQTGTRDPVPGLLPMPSSTRNATGHSFRSVPARGAAKQSASLQGSRGLQPCHAESGPQAPPPAPCGPRPKPKTVSELLREKRLREARARKAAPGAVVLPPQLLLSSPLILQPRLPVAPHGPSASGLAVTASVLSRPSAPAATEPCISGSRASAEDGRPSTLPVLAGALASTEAAPAASMVPVLGPSQVSVNCHRGGPGQSQAPATAQKQGLPEAPPFLPAVPSPSQLPVQPICPTPAVGTHERGPQVVASTPLPVTWVLTAQGLLPVPTVVGLPGPAGTSDSKGLSVALSSSLPGTQIGQGPGLPGPTHPWQPPTSRATDSDPPSKTDPPGLPMPHQSQGSVEVDRDGAHGPAGGSFPGEAQVAGDTAVSGAPSQATLLADHPEAKSPRPSQPPLRGGTGPGSGPGGTAGSALRPERLGEPLGLERPPPSRPGPERGALDLDLVSQEEGGLGAQSRLPRAGGRRSPARLAGTGTEVAPGQPSLPAAQGAVPGGLHPPCAPGHPVPRWRSHHPVRSHEG; translated from the exons ATGGACGTGGACGCcgaaagagagaaaatagcaaAGGAGATTGAAGAATTAGAAAGGATCTTGGATCCCAGCTCCTCGAGTATCAGCGTGGAGGTCTCGGAGTCTGGTCTTGCACTGGATTCTGAAGCAG ACTCGCTGCCTGAAGAGGACTCGGACGCTGCTGGCTCCCTGGCCTCA gaagaggagaggtggggagaggccagcAATGGCGAGGACGACCCCAAGAAGACCCTCCCTGAAGACCCAGAGACCTGCCTGCAGTTGAACATGGTCTACCAGGAGGTCATCCAGGAGAGGCTGGCGGAGGTCAGCCTCCTGCTGGCCCAGAACCGGGAGCAGCAG GAGGAGATCATGTGTGACCTGGCAGGGTCCAAAGGCCCCAAGGTGAAAGACGGCAAGAGTCTGCCCCCGAATCTGTACATAGGGCACTTCATGAAGCCCTACTTCAAGGACAGGGTCAGCGGAGTA GGGCCTCCAGCCAACGAAGACACGCGGGAGAAGGCCGCCCAGGGCATCAAGGCTTTCGAGGAGCTCCTGGTGACTAAGT GGAAGAACTGGGAGAAGGCCTTGCTCAGAAGGTCAGTGGTGAGCGACCGCCTACAGCGCCTGCTTCAGCCCAAGTTACTGAA GCTTGAATACTTGCACCAGAAACGGAGTAGGGTGACCagtgaggcagagaggcaggtcCTGGAGAAGCAGAGCAGAGAGGCGGAGAAGGAGGTCCAGGACATCCG GGAGCTCCCAGAGGAGACCTTGCTGGGGAACAGGCTGGACGGCCACGACTGGGAGAAGATCTCCAACGTTAAC TTCGAGGGCGGCCGCAGTGCAGAGGAGATCCGGAAGTTCTGGCAGAACTGTGAGCACCCGAGCATCAACAAGCAGGAGTGGAGCGGGCCGGAGGTCGAGCAGCTCAAGGCCATCGCAGCCAAGCACGGCCACCTGCAGTGGCAGAAGATCGCCAAGGAGCTGGGG ACCGGCCGCAGCGCCTTCCAGTGCCTGCAGAAGTACCAGCAGCACAACAGGGCTCTGAAGCGCAGGGAGTGGACCCCGGAGGAGGACCACCTGCTCACCCAGCTCGTGCGGGAGATGCGCGTCGGCAGCCACATCCCCTACCGGAGAA TTGTCTACTACATGGAAGGGAGAGACTCCATGCAGCTCATCTATCGGTGGACCAAGAGCTTGGACCCCAACCTGAAGAAGGGGCTCTGGGCCCCGGAGGAGGATGCG AAGTTGCTTCGAGCCGTCGCCAAGTACGGGGAGCAGGATTGGTTTAAAATCCGGGAAGAGGTGCCAGGTAGGAGCGATGCCCAGTGCCGAGATCG GTACCTCAGAAGGCTGCACTTCGGCCTGAAGAAGGGGCGATGGAGCGCAAAAGAGGAGGAGAAGTTGCTGGAACTGATAGAAAAGTACGGCGTCG GTCGCTGGGCAAAGATAGCTTCGGAACTCCCCCATCGGACGGGCTCCCAGTGTCTGAGCAAGTGGAAAATCATGGTCAGG AAGAAGCAGACTcgggggaggaggcggcggcggcggccccttCGCAGTGTGCGCTGGAGCTCCAGCAGCGAGGATGGCAGCGGTGAGgacggcagcagcagcagcagcagcagcagcagcagggacagTGAGGAGTTGGAGCCAGAAGAAGCCCCAGAGGCCCGGGTGGGGGGCCAGGTGCTGCCCTCAGCACAGCACGCCGTGCCAGACGTGGACCTGTGGGTGCCTGCCAGGCAGGGCGCCGGCGGGCCGTgcgcggggggcgcctggggccGGCCGGGACGCCctgctgcctcccccagccctcccagggGCACCAGCGGGGCGGAGGCTGGCCCAGCAGCTTGGCCCGCGGCCTCGGCTCCCGCACAGGAGGCAGGCCGGGCGCACGCCCCGTCGGGGACCCGCAGCTCCAGTGCGAGCGCCGTCGGCTGCCCGGGCTCAGCGGATGCTCCCCCCTCGGGCTCAGAGGCGCCGGCGGACGAG AGCGGGAGTCGTCTGCTCAGGGTGCCCCTGGAGACCGTGCTGCAGGTGCTGAGGACCAACACGGCCCACCGGTGCCGGACCCTG aaggagaaactgaggcagccaggcctACTCGGCCCATCTGTGGGGGCCAGCCCCAGTGACTGCGCTGTAGCCGGGCCCTGCGTCCGGCAGCTGTGGCACAGGACGATCGGGAACAGGCAGCGATGGCGGGGACACTCCCTGCAGAGGAGGCTCGTTGAGCGCCAGCTCCTGATGGCTGTGAGCCCGTGGGTGGGCGACATCGTCCTGCCCTGCACTCCCCGAAGGCCTGCCGCGGCACACACCCGAG CCGATGGCATCAGGAAGCAGCTTCAGGACGCCCACCTGGCCAGCACCCCGGTGTTCACCCTCTTTATCCAG CTGTTCCAGATTGACACTGCTGGTTGCATGGAGGTCGTTCGAGAGAGGAaggcccagccccctgccctgctgCAGACTGGCACCCGGGACCCAGTGCCTGGGCTCCTACCG ATGCCTTCAAGTACCCGGAACGCTACAG GCCACAGCTTCCGGAGCGTGCCAGCCCGAGGAGCTGCAAAGCAGAGCGCCAGCCTCCAAGGGAGCAGGGGGCTGCAGCCCTGCCACGCCGAGTCCGGTCCGCAGGCGCCCCCACCAGCTCCGTGTGGTCCCCGGCCCAAGCCCAAGACTGTCTCCGAGCTGCTCCGGGAGAAGCGGCTGCGGGAGGCCCGGGCCAGGAAGGCCGCCCCGGGCGCTGTGGTCCTCCCACCCCAGCTGCTGCTCTCCTCCCCACTGATTCTCCAGCCCCGTCTCCCGGTGGCCCCCCACGGCCCCTCGGCTTCGGGCCTGGCTGTCACGGCCTCGGTGCTCTCCCGGCCTAGCGCCCCTGCCGCGACAGAGCCGTGCATTTCCGGTTCTCGGGCCTCAGCCGAGGACGGAAGGCCCTCCACCCTGCCAGTCTTGGCCGGCGCCCTGGCCTCCACAGAGGCTGCCCCCGCTGCCTCCATGGTGCCGGTTCTGGGCCCCAGCCAGGTCTCCGTGAACTGCCATCGAGGTGGCCCGGGACAGTCTCAGGCCCCTGCCACCGCCCAGAAGCAGGGCTTGCCGGAGGCACCACCCTTTCTCCCTGCAGTCCCCAGCCCCTCTCAGCTGCCCGTCCAGCCCATCTGCCCGACGCCAGCTGTGGGCACACACGAGAGGGGGCCACAGGTGGTGGCCAGCACCCCTCTGCCTGTCACCTGGGTGCTCACAGCCCAGGGGCTACTCCCCGTGCCCACCGTGGTGGGCCTTCCTGGGCCAGCAGGGACCTCTGACTCCAAGGGACTGTCAGTGGCTCTGTCGTCCTCCCTGCCTGGGACACAGATAGGCCAGGGTCCCGGGCTCCCCGGGCCGACCCACCCCTGGCAGCCCCCCACCAGCCGGGCCACAGACTCAGACCCTCCCTCCAAGACAGACCCACCGGGCCTTCCGATGCCCCACCAGTCTCAAGGTTCCGTGGAGGTGGACAGAGACGGGGCCCACGGCCCGGCGGGGGGCTCCTTCCCTGGAGAGGCCCAAGTGGCCGGGGACACCGCCGTGTCTGGGGCACCCTCCCAAGCCACACTCCTGGCTGACCACCCTGAAGCAAAGTCCCCCAGGCCCAGCCAGCCGCCCCTTCGGGGTGGCACCGGCCCTGGGAGTGGCCCAGGAGGGACAGCAGGGTCCGCCTTGAGACCAGAGAGACTCGGGGAGCCTCTGGGCCTGGAGAGGCCACCCCCATCCCGGCCTGGGCCTGAGAGGGGTGCCCTGGACTTGGACCTCGTGTCTCAGGAGG AAGGCGGCCTTGGAGCGCAGAGCCGCCTCCCTCGTGCCGGGGGGCGCCGGAGCCCTGCACGCCTCGCTGGGACAGGTACGGAGGTGGCTCCGGGACAGCCCAGCCTACCTGCTGCTCAAGGCGCGGTTCCTGGCGGCCTTCACCCTCCCTGCGCTCCTGGCCACCCTGTCCCCCGATGGCGTTCCCACCACCCTGTCCGTAGCCACGAGGGCTGA
- the SNAPC4 gene encoding snRNA-activating protein complex subunit 4 isoform X1 produces the protein MDVDAEREKIAKEIEELERILDPSSSSISVEVSESGLALDSEADSLPEEDSDAAGSLASEEERWGEASNGEDDPKKTLPEDPETCLQLNMVYQEVIQERLAEVSLLLAQNREQQEEIMCDLAGSKGPKVKDGKSLPPNLYIGHFMKPYFKDRVSGVGPPANEDTREKAAQGIKAFEELLVTKWKNWEKALLRRSVVSDRLQRLLQPKLLKLEYLHQKRSRVTSEAERQVLEKQSREAEKEVQDIRELPEETLLGNRLDGHDWEKISNVNFEGGRSAEEIRKFWQNCEHPSINKQEWSGPEVEQLKAIAAKHGHLQWQKIAKELGTGRSAFQCLQKYQQHNRALKRREWTPEEDHLLTQLVREMRVGSHIPYRRIVYYMEGRDSMQLIYRWTKSLDPNLKKGLWAPEEDAKLLRAVAKYGEQDWFKIREEVPGRSDAQCRDRYLRRLHFGLKKGRWSAKEEEKLLELIEKYGVGRWAKIASELPHRTGSQCLSKWKIMVRKKQTRGRRRRRRPLRSVRWSSSSEDGSGEDGSSSSSSSSSRDSEELEPEEAPEARVGGQVLPSAQHAVPDVDLWVPARQGAGGPCAGGAWGRPGRPAASPSPPRGTSGAEAGPAAWPAASAPAQEAGRAHAPSGTRSSSASAVGCPGSADAPPSGSEAPADESGSRLLRVPLETVLQVLRTNTAHRCRTLKEKLRQPGLLGPSVGASPSDCAVAGPCVRQLWHRTIGNRQRWRGHSLQRRLVERQLLMAVSPWVGDIVLPCTPRRPAAAHTRADGIRKQLQDAHLASTPVFTLFIQLFQIDTAGCMEVVRERKAQPPALLQTGTRDPVPGLLPMPSSTRNATGHSFRSVPARGAAKQSASLQGSRGLQPCHAESGPQAPPPAPCGPRPKPKTVSELLREKRLREARARKAAPGAVVLPPQLLLSSPLILQPRLPVAPHGPSASGLAVTASVLSRPSAPAATEPCISGSRASAEDGRPSTLPVLAGALASTEAAPAASMVPVLGPSQVSVNCHRGGPGQSQAPATAQKQGLPEAPPFLPAVPSPSQLPVQPICPTPAVGTHERGPQVVASTPLPVTWVLTAQGLLPVPTVVGLPGPAGTSDSKGLSVALSSSLPGTQIGQGPGLPGPTHPWQPPTSRATDSDPPSKTDPPGLPMPHQSQGSVEVDRDGAHGPAGGSFPGEAQVAGDTAVSGAPSQATLLADHPEAKSPRPSQPPLRGGTGPGSGPGGTAGSALRPERLGEPLGLERPPPSRPGPERGALDLDLVSQEGEVVVREWLRGRRGVSVPPLGGGLPYQPPALCSLRALSALLLQKAALERRAASLVPGGAGALHASLGQVRRWLRDSPAYLLLKARFLAAFTLPALLATLSPDGVPTTLSVATRADPESEDDLGLEESELTDGCSTSGPRAGPAAATPIQGASDPGESSPSSCLDSSDNLDVLRTRHSWHARKRRRLV, from the exons ATGGACGTGGACGCcgaaagagagaaaatagcaaAGGAGATTGAAGAATTAGAAAGGATCTTGGATCCCAGCTCCTCGAGTATCAGCGTGGAGGTCTCGGAGTCTGGTCTTGCACTGGATTCTGAAGCAG ACTCGCTGCCTGAAGAGGACTCGGACGCTGCTGGCTCCCTGGCCTCA gaagaggagaggtggggagaggccagcAATGGCGAGGACGACCCCAAGAAGACCCTCCCTGAAGACCCAGAGACCTGCCTGCAGTTGAACATGGTCTACCAGGAGGTCATCCAGGAGAGGCTGGCGGAGGTCAGCCTCCTGCTGGCCCAGAACCGGGAGCAGCAG GAGGAGATCATGTGTGACCTGGCAGGGTCCAAAGGCCCCAAGGTGAAAGACGGCAAGAGTCTGCCCCCGAATCTGTACATAGGGCACTTCATGAAGCCCTACTTCAAGGACAGGGTCAGCGGAGTA GGGCCTCCAGCCAACGAAGACACGCGGGAGAAGGCCGCCCAGGGCATCAAGGCTTTCGAGGAGCTCCTGGTGACTAAGT GGAAGAACTGGGAGAAGGCCTTGCTCAGAAGGTCAGTGGTGAGCGACCGCCTACAGCGCCTGCTTCAGCCCAAGTTACTGAA GCTTGAATACTTGCACCAGAAACGGAGTAGGGTGACCagtgaggcagagaggcaggtcCTGGAGAAGCAGAGCAGAGAGGCGGAGAAGGAGGTCCAGGACATCCG GGAGCTCCCAGAGGAGACCTTGCTGGGGAACAGGCTGGACGGCCACGACTGGGAGAAGATCTCCAACGTTAAC TTCGAGGGCGGCCGCAGTGCAGAGGAGATCCGGAAGTTCTGGCAGAACTGTGAGCACCCGAGCATCAACAAGCAGGAGTGGAGCGGGCCGGAGGTCGAGCAGCTCAAGGCCATCGCAGCCAAGCACGGCCACCTGCAGTGGCAGAAGATCGCCAAGGAGCTGGGG ACCGGCCGCAGCGCCTTCCAGTGCCTGCAGAAGTACCAGCAGCACAACAGGGCTCTGAAGCGCAGGGAGTGGACCCCGGAGGAGGACCACCTGCTCACCCAGCTCGTGCGGGAGATGCGCGTCGGCAGCCACATCCCCTACCGGAGAA TTGTCTACTACATGGAAGGGAGAGACTCCATGCAGCTCATCTATCGGTGGACCAAGAGCTTGGACCCCAACCTGAAGAAGGGGCTCTGGGCCCCGGAGGAGGATGCG AAGTTGCTTCGAGCCGTCGCCAAGTACGGGGAGCAGGATTGGTTTAAAATCCGGGAAGAGGTGCCAGGTAGGAGCGATGCCCAGTGCCGAGATCG GTACCTCAGAAGGCTGCACTTCGGCCTGAAGAAGGGGCGATGGAGCGCAAAAGAGGAGGAGAAGTTGCTGGAACTGATAGAAAAGTACGGCGTCG GTCGCTGGGCAAAGATAGCTTCGGAACTCCCCCATCGGACGGGCTCCCAGTGTCTGAGCAAGTGGAAAATCATGGTCAGG AAGAAGCAGACTcgggggaggaggcggcggcggcggccccttCGCAGTGTGCGCTGGAGCTCCAGCAGCGAGGATGGCAGCGGTGAGgacggcagcagcagcagcagcagcagcagcagcagggacagTGAGGAGTTGGAGCCAGAAGAAGCCCCAGAGGCCCGGGTGGGGGGCCAGGTGCTGCCCTCAGCACAGCACGCCGTGCCAGACGTGGACCTGTGGGTGCCTGCCAGGCAGGGCGCCGGCGGGCCGTgcgcggggggcgcctggggccGGCCGGGACGCCctgctgcctcccccagccctcccagggGCACCAGCGGGGCGGAGGCTGGCCCAGCAGCTTGGCCCGCGGCCTCGGCTCCCGCACAGGAGGCAGGCCGGGCGCACGCCCCGTCGGGGACCCGCAGCTCCAGTGCGAGCGCCGTCGGCTGCCCGGGCTCAGCGGATGCTCCCCCCTCGGGCTCAGAGGCGCCGGCGGACGAG AGCGGGAGTCGTCTGCTCAGGGTGCCCCTGGAGACCGTGCTGCAGGTGCTGAGGACCAACACGGCCCACCGGTGCCGGACCCTG aaggagaaactgaggcagccaggcctACTCGGCCCATCTGTGGGGGCCAGCCCCAGTGACTGCGCTGTAGCCGGGCCCTGCGTCCGGCAGCTGTGGCACAGGACGATCGGGAACAGGCAGCGATGGCGGGGACACTCCCTGCAGAGGAGGCTCGTTGAGCGCCAGCTCCTGATGGCTGTGAGCCCGTGGGTGGGCGACATCGTCCTGCCCTGCACTCCCCGAAGGCCTGCCGCGGCACACACCCGAG CCGATGGCATCAGGAAGCAGCTTCAGGACGCCCACCTGGCCAGCACCCCGGTGTTCACCCTCTTTATCCAG CTGTTCCAGATTGACACTGCTGGTTGCATGGAGGTCGTTCGAGAGAGGAaggcccagccccctgccctgctgCAGACTGGCACCCGGGACCCAGTGCCTGGGCTCCTACCG ATGCCTTCAAGTACCCGGAACGCTACAG GCCACAGCTTCCGGAGCGTGCCAGCCCGAGGAGCTGCAAAGCAGAGCGCCAGCCTCCAAGGGAGCAGGGGGCTGCAGCCCTGCCACGCCGAGTCCGGTCCGCAGGCGCCCCCACCAGCTCCGTGTGGTCCCCGGCCCAAGCCCAAGACTGTCTCCGAGCTGCTCCGGGAGAAGCGGCTGCGGGAGGCCCGGGCCAGGAAGGCCGCCCCGGGCGCTGTGGTCCTCCCACCCCAGCTGCTGCTCTCCTCCCCACTGATTCTCCAGCCCCGTCTCCCGGTGGCCCCCCACGGCCCCTCGGCTTCGGGCCTGGCTGTCACGGCCTCGGTGCTCTCCCGGCCTAGCGCCCCTGCCGCGACAGAGCCGTGCATTTCCGGTTCTCGGGCCTCAGCCGAGGACGGAAGGCCCTCCACCCTGCCAGTCTTGGCCGGCGCCCTGGCCTCCACAGAGGCTGCCCCCGCTGCCTCCATGGTGCCGGTTCTGGGCCCCAGCCAGGTCTCCGTGAACTGCCATCGAGGTGGCCCGGGACAGTCTCAGGCCCCTGCCACCGCCCAGAAGCAGGGCTTGCCGGAGGCACCACCCTTTCTCCCTGCAGTCCCCAGCCCCTCTCAGCTGCCCGTCCAGCCCATCTGCCCGACGCCAGCTGTGGGCACACACGAGAGGGGGCCACAGGTGGTGGCCAGCACCCCTCTGCCTGTCACCTGGGTGCTCACAGCCCAGGGGCTACTCCCCGTGCCCACCGTGGTGGGCCTTCCTGGGCCAGCAGGGACCTCTGACTCCAAGGGACTGTCAGTGGCTCTGTCGTCCTCCCTGCCTGGGACACAGATAGGCCAGGGTCCCGGGCTCCCCGGGCCGACCCACCCCTGGCAGCCCCCCACCAGCCGGGCCACAGACTCAGACCCTCCCTCCAAGACAGACCCACCGGGCCTTCCGATGCCCCACCAGTCTCAAGGTTCCGTGGAGGTGGACAGAGACGGGGCCCACGGCCCGGCGGGGGGCTCCTTCCCTGGAGAGGCCCAAGTGGCCGGGGACACCGCCGTGTCTGGGGCACCCTCCCAAGCCACACTCCTGGCTGACCACCCTGAAGCAAAGTCCCCCAGGCCCAGCCAGCCGCCCCTTCGGGGTGGCACCGGCCCTGGGAGTGGCCCAGGAGGGACAGCAGGGTCCGCCTTGAGACCAGAGAGACTCGGGGAGCCTCTGGGCCTGGAGAGGCCACCCCCATCCCGGCCTGGGCCTGAGAGGGGTGCCCTGGACTTGGACCTCGTGTCTCAGGAGGGTGAGGTGGTCGTGCGGGAATGGCTGAGGGGACGGCGTGGGGTGAGCGTGCCCCCGCTGGGGGGAGGGCTGCCTtaccagcccccagccctgtgcAGCCTGCGGGCCCTGTCTGCACTCTTGCTCCAGAAGGCGGCCTTGGAGCGCAGAGCCGCCTCCCTCGTGCCGGGGGGCGCCGGAGCCCTGCACGCCTCGCTGGGACAGGTACGGAGGTGGCTCCGGGACAGCCCAGCCTACCTGCTGCTCAAGGCGCGGTTCCTGGCGGCCTTCACCCTCCCTGCGCTCCTGGCCACCCTGTCCCCCGATGGCGTTCCCACCACCCTGTCCGTAGCCACGAGGGCTGACCCCGAGAGCGAGGACGACCTGGGCCTGGAGGAGTCGGAGCTCACTGATGGCTGCTCCACGAGCGGTCCTCGGGCAGGGCCGGCGGCCGCCACCCCCATTCAG GGAGCCTCAGACCCTGGGGAGagctctccctcttcctgcctaGACAGTTCTGACAACCTGGATGTGCTCAGAACCCGGCACTCCTGGCATGCCCggaagaggaggaggctggtGTGA